A region of the Pseudomonas sp. A34-9 genome:
CGGCTGCCAGAATTCAATAACTTGGCATAATTTGTGCCGACAAAATGCGCGCAGAGTATAGGGGCGCTTCTGCCCCTATTCAACTGTCAGGTAGTGATTTCCGACTGCGCGCTACATGAGGAAATGTTTCAGCGGATGTGTGCGAGCACACCTTGAAGCTCATCGAGGGAGTTGTAACCGATCACCAACTGACCCTTTCCCTTCTTGCCATGGCGAATCTGCACCGCAGAGCCTAGGCGCTCGGCCAGACGCTGTTCGAGGCGGGCGATATCCGGGTCGGGTTTTGCTGCTTCCACAGGCTCCGGTTTGCCGCTCAACCATTGGCGAACCAGTGCCTCAGTTTGGCGCACGGTGAGACCGCGTGCGACAACATGTCGCGCCCCTTCCACCTGTTGATTGTCCGGCAGACCGAGCAATGCACGGGCATGACCCATTTCCAGGTCGCCGTGGGACAGCATGGTCTTGATGACTTCCGGCAGTGCAATAAGCCGCAACAGGTTAGCCACAGTCACGCGGGACTTACCCACAGCCTCGGCGACCTGCTGCTGGGTCAGCTGGAATTCCTGCTGCAAACGCTGCAGGGCCACCGCTTCTTCGATCGGGTTAAGGTC
Encoded here:
- a CDS encoding ParB/RepB/Spo0J family partition protein, yielding MAVKKRGLGRGLDALLSGPTVSALEEQAAQADTRELQHLPLDLLQRGKYQPRRDMDPQALEELAASIKAQGVMQPIVVRPIGGGRFEIIAGERRWRASQQAGQETIPAMVRDVPDETAIAIALIENIQREDLNPIEEAVALQRLQQEFQLTQQQVAEAVGKSRVTVANLLRLIALPEVIKTMLSHGDLEMGHARALLGLPDNQQVEGARHVVARGLTVRQTEALVRQWLSGKPEPVEAAKPDPDIARLEQRLAERLGSAVQIRHGKKGKGQLVIGYNSLDELQGVLAHIR